Proteins co-encoded in one Eremothecium sinecaudum strain ATCC 58844 chromosome VI, complete sequence genomic window:
- the TFC3 gene encoding transcription factor TFIIIC subunit TFC3 (Syntenic homolog of Ashbya gossypii AFL002C; Syntenic homolog of Saccharomyces cerevisiae YAL001C (TFC3); 1-intron in Ashbya gossypii), whose translation MQTIPTPDQLVHRACEEIAYHKGRIPFQSMWEIIGTNIELRNDRIKEYVFNCLLSHPDIGLLKSGSKTKDITYQEAMQNKEKLEFFISEDRLWVLLTGYAKKESPIGGLAFDLLMEIAKTKQHGANTMELAAITKQDPRSITGRIKKLGNLVTGVQIIYKGHVVKLIKYHRFADTKPKRLYVNMKQYLPVIVDTVKKSKNGVRQVVDLKRELKLDKDKRLNKAFIAAIAWLDEKNYLKKVIVVSPSNPNAKVRCVQYVKDYIPEEKDSAEFDNESEDDNDDDDDEHEALDSKDPLDNEDIAGGFEGGNVTNILQNSNLLIEENTESVKHFSMNRFFPLQNQTFALTDRHGTQGISTMECVNTIMGNDYKRSFTKNSEYYLQTVGKSKPNKLQNLGYELVRVYDFEGKKKFYRLFTQKNFLKFTGTSDSGTSITLPSEVVQKSTLSELSARNFMPLNTTLRFTTKEGKDVFFWHGELDIPATSSTTARGRKRKVAGELISQESKKQRLPESFPKRGTASKNDSQDVSHVSDNTLPTKNSLVNIGGFTAYSLKSIQRQKAILDVVRRYGGITYIKDQLYEDVSKSMGTKMILDKKTLRGDVELLVAANKLHVREHSNGRNILYLPSVKKDDIVKYITSTKETKVVFSKDIIKNTDIYFFDQTEHDKFHRGTKSVERVKAFENKTKRAKGTGAQSSVSNSNSTSKYKVSMHKKRAKDLASGVEKVETGLDQLASKKKATSTRKKAVKPTTKSSKEIFNVSTKEGSRALVMAVVITKSIKGQTLWQEILLLFPNNSLEHLKKKWTLRRVKMGHGGWRALMEKWRKIMVDAVKDGRASLEDAEQLNLTKLVRLWMAADEVKGKDPIKLYKDYEENYQRYTLVKNSQKTSVHVSLAMSSMIQRESFLLKQLYTYDVGAKPLYTPTEEQIRSIVRSILISSTSIDKDEIDILGTFNNELVDKVILDMARERHISFVGSSKLQLTDVVLDLLDTKGKYEQLEKASSFKKKSIEILNTKKAIVLAEEPSNHSTSVLIDMLDSKMLTMAAVPLPLKENSMYYATRKYEVTALTPPLILFNTKKLQEPKLKRCPIPLNKPFSRLWIDSHGLVREKIWKQLVFIVVNEILFNPGITIQTLARRFRKILSQNEVEDIIKWLQDLSVLLELKFNGYLLAYNWHHILG comes from the coding sequence TTATATCTGAAGATAGGTTGTGGGTCTTATTGACAGGCTATGCCAAGAAAGAATCTCCTATAGGGGGGTTGGCATTCGACTTGCTAATGGAAATAGCGAAAACGAAGCAACATGGTGCCAATACGATGGAATTGGCTGCAATAACGAAACAAGATCCCAGAAGTATTACTGGACGTATTAAGAAATTAGGGAATCTTGTTACTGGTGTCCAAATTATATACAAGGGCCATGTTGTTAAGCTAATTAAATATCATCGCTTTGCAGATACGAAACCGAAAAGACTATACGTGAATATGAAACAATACCTTCCTGTTATCGTTGATACTGTAAAAAAATCTAAGAATGGAGTACGTCAAGTAGTTGATTTAAAGAGAGAACTGAAGCTGGATAAGGACAAGAGGTTAAATAAAGCGTTTATTGCAGCCATCGCATGGCTCGACGAAAAAAACTACTTGAAAAAGGTTATAGTAGTATCCCCATCAAATCCAAATGCCAAGGTAAGATGTGTTCAATACGTAAAAGACTATATTCCTGAAGAAAAAGATAGTGCCGAGTTTGATAATGAGAGTGAGGACGACAAcgatgatgacgatgacgaACATGAAGCTTTAGATTCCAAAGACCCTCTAGATAACGAAGATATTGCCGGGGGATTTGAGGGAGGAAATGTCACGAACATATTGCAGAATTCAAATTTGCTAATTGAAGAGAATACAGAAAGCGTAAAACACTTCAGTATGAATAGGTTTTTCCCATTACAAAATCAGACTTTTGCACTAACAGACAGACATGGGACACAAGGTATTTCTACCATGGAATGCGTGAATACTATAATGGGTAATGATTATAAACGTTCGTTTACAAAAAATAGTGAATACTATTTGCAGACAGTTGGAAAAAGTAAACCGAATAAGCTCCAAAATTTAGGTTACGAATTAGTGAGGGTCTATGATTTCGAAGGTAAAAAGAAGTTTTATAGGCTATTTACTCAAAAAAACTTCCTCAAGTTTACTGGAACATCTGACTCTGGAACATCAATCACTCTACCTTCGGAAGTTGTCCAAAAGAGTACATTGTCAGAATTAAGTGCGCGTAACTTCATGCCATTGAACACTACGCTCAGGTTTACGACCAAGGAAGGAAAGGATGTGTTTTTTTGGCATGGTGAACTAGACATCCCAGCTACCTCAAGCACCACTGCACGAGGAAGGAAAAGGAAAGTTGCAGGAGAACTTATCTCACAGGAATCGAAGAAGCAAAGACTTCCAGAATCTTTCCCTAAACGCGGAACAGCGTCTAAAAATGACTCCCAGGATGTTTCTCATGTTTCTGATAATACGCTCCCAACCAAAAACTCCTTGGTTAATATTGGGGGCTTTACTGCGTATTCTTTAAAATCTATTCAACGTCAAAAAGCTATACTTGATGTGGTGCGAAGGTACGGTGGAATTACGTACATTAAGGACCAGTTGTACGAAGATGTTTCGAAATCTATGGGCACGAAAATGATTCTTGATAAAAAAACACTGCGAGGTGATGTTGAACTATTGGTTGCCGCTAACAAGTTGCATGTTAGGGAACATTCAAATGGAAGGAATATACTTTATTTGCCTTCAGTAAAAAAGGATGATATAGTGAAATATATTACCAGTACAAAGGAAACAAAGGTTGTATTCTCAAAAGATATAATCAAGAATACGGATATTTACTTTTTTGACCAAACTGAGCATGATAAATTTCACAGGGGCACTAAATCAGTAGAAAGAGTAAAGGCATTTGAAAACAAAACGAAGCGGGCTAAAGGAACAGGAGCCCAAAGTTCAGTATCCAACAGTAATTCAACGTCAAAATATAAAGTATCAATGCATAAAAAACGGGCCAAAGATCTGGCTAGTGGCGTAGAAAAGGTTGAAACGGGGTTGGATCAACTAGCAAGCAAGAAGAAAGCGACTTCCACGAGGAAAAAAGCAGTCAAACCTACCACCAAATCCTCGAAAGAAATATTCAACGTTAGTACTAAGGAGGGCTCAAGGGCCTTGGTGATGGCCGTGGTTATTACTAAAAGTATTAAGGGCCAAACGTTATGGCAAGAgattttattattgtttCCAAATAATTCTCTCGAACATCTAAAGAAAAAGTGGACTCTGCGAAGAGTTAAAATGGGCCATGGAGGGTGGAGAGCATTAATGGAGAAATGGAGAAAGATTATGGTTGACGCCGTGAAGGACGGGCGTGCATCATTGGAGGATGCTGAACAGTTGAATCTTACTAAACTAGTTCGGTTGTGGATGGCTGCTGATGAAGTAAAGGGTAAGGATCCTATAAAATTATATAAAGACTATGAGGAGAATTACCAGCGTTACACCTTAGTTAAAAATAGCCAGAAAACCAGCGTACACGTTAGCCTTGCAATGTCATCCATGATCCAAAGAGAATCGTTTTTATTAAAGCAATTGTACACGTACGATGTTGGGGCGAAACCGTTATACACTCCTACTGAAGAGCAAATAAGATCAATTGTGAGGTCAATTTTAATTAGCAGCACTAGCATAGACAAGGATGAGATTGATATCCTTGGCACATTCAATAATGAACTGGTTGATAAGGTAATACTTGATATGGCAAGGGAACGTCACATCTCCTTTGTCGGATCTTCGAAACTACAACTCACTGACGTTGTTCTTGATCTTCTGGATACGAAAGGTAAATATGAACAGCTTGAAAAGGCCAGttcttttaaaaaaaaatccaTTGAGATTTTAAATACCAAGAAAGCTATCGTTCTTGCTGAAGAGCCTTCAAATCATAGCACTAGTGTATTGATTGATATGCTGGATTCGAAGATGTTGACTATGGCTGCAGTACCTCTGCCGTTAAAAGAAAACTCTATGTATTATGCTACAAGAAAATATGAAGTTACCGCATTAACACCCCCTTTGATTCTTTTCAATACTAAAAAGTTGCAGGAGCCCAAACTAAAGAGGTGCCCTATACCATTGAATAAGCCGTTTTCACGATTGTGGATTGATTCGCATGGTTTAGTTCGAGAAAAAATATGGAAACAGTTAGTTTTTATTGTTGTTAACGAGATTTTATTCAATCCTGGTATTACGATCCAAACATTAGCCAGACGTTTCCGTAAAATATTAAGTCAAAATGAGGTAGAAGATATTATAAAGTGGCTGCAGGATTTGAGTGTTTTATTGGAACTGAAGTTCAATGGCTATCTGCTGGCTTACAACTGGCACCATATACTGGGTTAA